One Asterias rubens chromosome 1, eAstRub1.3, whole genome shotgun sequence genomic region harbors:
- the LOC117293599 gene encoding protein argonaute-2-like, whose protein sequence is MGHRHEASRATGTRPAGPQARGQQGHRHEASRATGTRPAGRQARGQQGHRHEASRATGTRPAGPQARGQQGHRHETSRATGTRPAGPQARGQQGHRHKASRATGTRPAGPQAQGQQGHRHEASRATGTRPAGPRGRGQQGHGHEASRATGTRPAGPQARGQQGHRHEASRATGTRPAGPRVRGQQGHRHEASRATGTRPAGPQARGQQF, encoded by the coding sequence ATGGGCCACAGGCATGAGGCCAGCAGGGCCACAGGCACGAGGCCAGCGGGGCCACAGGCACGAGGCCAGCAGGGCCACAGACACGAGGCCAGCAGGGCCACGGGCACGAGGCCAGCAGGGCGACAGGCACGCGGCCAGCAGGGCCACAGGCACGAGGCCAGCAGGGCCACAGGCACAAGGCCAGCAGGGCCACAGGCACGAGGCCAGCAGGGCCACAGGCACGAGACCAGCAGGGCCACAGGCACAAGGCCAGCAGGGCCACAGGCACGCGGCCAGCAGGGCCACAGGCACAAGGCCAGCAGGGCCACAGGCACGAGGCCAGCAGGGCCACAGGCACAAGGCCAGCAGGGCCACAGGCACGAGGCCAGCAGGGCCACAGGCACAAGGCCAGCAGGGCCACGGGGACGAGGCCAGCAGGGCCACGGGCACGAGGCCAGCAGGGCCACAGGCACGAGGCCAGCAGGGCCACAGGCACGAGGCCAGCAGGGCCACAGGCACGAGGCCAGCAGGGCCACAGGCACGAGGCCAGCAGGGCCACGGGTACGAGGCCAGCAGGGCCACAGGCACGAGGCCAGCAGGGCCACAGGCACGAGGCCAGCAGGGCCACAGGCACGAGGCCAGCAGTTTTAG